Proteins encoded together in one Pseudomonas sp. ADAK13 window:
- the rpmE gene encoding 50S ribosomal protein L31, giving the protein MKADIHPNYVAIDVTCSCGNKFETRSTFGKALPIDVCNECHPFYTGKQKTLDVGGRVDRFKTRFGAFGAKAAPKAE; this is encoded by the coding sequence ATGAAAGCCGATATCCATCCAAACTATGTTGCCATCGACGTTACCTGCAGCTGCGGTAACAAGTTCGAAACCCGTTCGACTTTCGGCAAAGCTCTGCCAATCGACGTGTGCAACGAGTGCCACCCGTTCTACACCGGCAAGCAGAAGACTCTGGATGTTGGCGGCCGTGTTGATCGCTTCAAGACCCGCTTCGGTGCTTTCGGCGCTAAAGCTGCTCCTAAAGCCGAGTAA
- a CDS encoding PilN domain-containing protein, whose protein sequence is MTRINLLPWRAERNERRRKYFLVFLLGAAAVALAAVWLADQVIDRAIDRQMARNSQLSQGVTGLDSRIKAIDELHEQRQQLMERMKVVQGLQDDRSKGAQLLDQLARAVPDGVQLREVSVDGGAVSISGTAESNQDIAQLMRGLEAADDLQAPRLQRVRGAQGGEDNGFQLTVRHGHSDEVRQ, encoded by the coding sequence ATGACACGAATCAACCTGCTGCCTTGGCGCGCAGAACGGAATGAGCGGCGGCGCAAATACTTCCTGGTGTTCTTGTTGGGGGCTGCGGCTGTGGCCCTGGCTGCGGTATGGCTGGCAGACCAGGTGATCGATCGCGCGATTGACCGGCAAATGGCTCGCAACAGCCAGTTGAGCCAGGGTGTCACCGGGCTCGACTCCCGGATCAAGGCCATCGACGAGTTGCATGAACAGCGCCAGCAGTTGATGGAGCGGATGAAGGTCGTGCAGGGTTTGCAGGACGACCGTTCGAAGGGTGCCCAGTTGCTGGACCAGTTGGCCCGTGCCGTGCCGGACGGCGTGCAGTTGCGAGAGGTGAGCGTGGACGGTGGTGCTGTTTCGATCAGTGGCACTGCCGAGTCGAACCAGGACATTGCTCAGTTGATGCGTGGCCTTGAGGCCGCGGATGACTTGCAGGCGCCAAGGCTTCAACGGGTTCGGGGCGCGCAGGGCGGCGAGGACAACGGCTTTCAACTGACGGTGCGCCATGGTCATTCGGATGAGGTGCGCCAATGA
- the pilM gene encoding type IV pilus biogenesis protein PilM — protein MRKGFFRRKADAVLGVDINDAGVRLVELEVSGGGYSVRTYAMQQLPAHAVVDSSVVDFDAVAQALSRALAQAHTSLRQAAVAVAGASVITRVIEMEAGLTEAEMTRRIHVEADQYIPYPLEDVAIDFQVQGPSAHDPQRIEVLLVACLKEQVEAREAVLALAGLATRIVDVEAFALARAGRQASDSITPGRRVDGARWAVDAQGMGVACGLALRSFD, from the coding sequence ATGCGAAAGGGATTTTTCAGGCGAAAAGCCGATGCCGTGCTCGGCGTCGATATCAACGACGCCGGTGTCAGGTTGGTGGAGCTGGAGGTTTCAGGCGGCGGCTACAGCGTCCGGACCTATGCCATGCAGCAGTTGCCGGCCCATGCGGTGGTCGACAGCAGCGTGGTCGATTTTGATGCCGTCGCGCAGGCCCTTTCCCGGGCGCTGGCACAGGCCCATACATCACTCAGGCAGGCCGCCGTGGCGGTGGCCGGGGCGTCTGTGATTACCCGGGTGATCGAGATGGAGGCGGGACTCACGGAGGCTGAAATGACACGTCGAATCCACGTGGAAGCGGACCAGTACATTCCTTATCCGTTGGAAGATGTGGCCATCGACTTTCAGGTGCAAGGCCCGTCGGCCCATGACCCGCAGCGAATCGAGGTGCTGCTGGTTGCCTGCCTCAAGGAGCAGGTGGAGGCCCGTGAGGCGGTTTTGGCCCTGGCCGGGCTGGCGACGCGGATAGTGGATGTCGAAGCATTTGCATTGGCTCGCGCGGGCAGGCAGGCTTCGGACAGCATCACGCCGGGCCGTCGTGTCGATGGCGCGCGATGGGCCGTGGATGCCCAGGGAATGGGAGTGGCCTGTGGGTTGGCCCTGAGGAGTTTCGACTGA
- a CDS encoding IS3 family transposase (programmed frameshift), with translation MDTGKRRSQRDYTLAFKLSVVDQVEKGELSYKEAQRRFGIQGRSTVLVWLRKHGRQNWSQGASIRAPRSRPMTDPNLPLTPEQRIKELEEQLALSNQKAQFFEAVVNVLKNDYGVSIGKKATRQVLSQGQIQDLSISRACLFMGISRQAYYKRNRAFDARVCQDQQVVEFVLEKRRRQPRLGTRKLHHLMVIEATAALRVGRDRLFSILREARELVPRKRAYHKTTHSHHRFRRHPNLLKAGPEQVVASRPEQVWVADITYLPTRESVAYVSLITDAYSRKIVGHHVHGSLHTESVVKALQKAVSQRKSNQPLIHHSDRGAQYCSDLYQRMHTRHGIRCSMTDGYDCYQNAMAERINGILKTEFLLHRPKDLADAVKMVDESVQIYNRERPHLSLKYKTPDAVHRAF, from the exons ATGGATACGGGAAAAAGGCGGAGCCAGCGCGATTACACGCTAGCTTTTAAATTGTCAGTCGTAGATCAAGTCGAAAAAGGCGAGTTGAGTTATAAAGAGGCTCAACGGCGCTTTGGCATTCAAGGCCGGTCCACGGTACTGGTTTGGTTACGCAAGCATGGCCGACAGAACTGGAGCCAAGGCGCCTCAATCCGAGCGCCGCGGAGCAGGCCGATGACCGACCCCAACCTCCCGCTGACACCCGAACAGCGGATCAAAGAGCTTGAAGAACAGTTGGCGCTGAGCAATCAGAAGGCCCAGTTCTTTGAAGCTGTCGTGAACGTCTTGAAAAATGATTACGGTGTGTCCATCG GTAAAAAAGCGACCCGGCAAGTCCTCTCGCAAGGGCAAATCCAAGACCTGAGCATTAGCAGGGCTTGCCTGTTTATGGGCATTTCGCGCCAAGCGTATTACAAGCGCAACCGAGCCTTTGACGCGAGAGTTTGCCAAGACCAGCAAGTCGTGGAATTCGTTCTGGAAAAGCGTCGCCGCCAGCCGAGGCTTGGGACGCGCAAACTGCACCATCTGATGGTAATTGAAGCCACAGCGGCGCTACGTGTCGGTCGAGACCGCCTGTTTTCCATCTTGCGAGAGGCGCGAGAGCTGGTCCCTCGCAAACGTGCTTATCATAAAACCACGCATAGCCATCATCGCTTCCGCCGTCACCCCAACCTACTCAAAGCTGGCCCGGAACAAGTTGTAGCCAGCAGACCTGAGCAGGTTTGGGTCGCAGACATTACCTATCTCCCAACGCGGGAAAGTGTCGCTTACGTTAGCCTGATAACAGACGCGTACTCACGCAAAATCGTGGGTCATCATGTGCACGGCAGCCTGCATACGGAGTCGGTGGTCAAGGCGCTGCAGAAGGCTGTTAGTCAGCGAAAATCCAATCAACCGCTCATTCATCATTCAGATCGCGGAGCCCAGTACTGCTCCGATTTATACCAACGGATGCATACCCGGCATGGAATCAGATGCTCAATGACTGACGGTTATGATTGCTATCAGAACGCGATGGCGGAGCGGATAAATGGGATTTTGAAGACTGAGTTTTTGCTGCATCGTCCTAAAGACCTGGCGGATGCAGTGAAAATGGTGGATGAGTCGGTGCAAATCTACAACCGGGAGCGGCCGCACTTATCCCTGAAATACAAAACGCCCGATGCGGTGCATCGGGCGTTTTGA
- a CDS encoding pilus assembly protein PilP, producing the protein MRGASGLPRLTELEIAQLYRNAANWPLPAKALLGGAVVCLLWIAGSTFYLSGSREQLHQLEVQEGGLEQQVALKTSQAAGLESQARALETMQGRFANLLRQLPADTEVPGLLEDISRLGAANGLVLEGIELLDEQPRPLYIELPMQIGVTGAFPDLAAFINGVAGLHRIVTVHDLALSHANPSLLHLSLVAKTYRHNQQAGDDLRESSQALVESGPPPPIACDFASLRDPFQSPSRQRVRPVGRPVAGPDLARPRGVLESLAVEQFEMVGTLSLETQTFALLRGAASIHRLAIGDYLGPDHGRITAIHDSHVELAELFPDGQGAWLERSQTLALNVNS; encoded by the coding sequence ATGAGAGGGGCGTCAGGCTTGCCAAGGCTGACGGAACTTGAAATTGCCCAGCTCTACCGAAACGCCGCCAACTGGCCCCTGCCTGCCAAGGCGTTGCTGGGTGGCGCGGTTGTTTGCCTGCTGTGGATAGCGGGCAGCACCTTCTACTTGAGCGGGTCACGGGAGCAATTGCACCAGCTAGAGGTGCAGGAAGGGGGGCTTGAACAGCAGGTAGCGCTGAAGACCAGCCAGGCGGCGGGTCTGGAATCTCAGGCCCGCGCACTGGAAACGATGCAAGGCCGTTTCGCCAACCTGTTGCGGCAGTTGCCAGCCGATACCGAAGTGCCCGGCCTGCTTGAAGATATCAGCCGCCTGGGTGCCGCCAATGGCCTGGTACTGGAGGGCATCGAACTTCTGGATGAGCAGCCTCGGCCCCTCTATATCGAGCTGCCCATGCAGATTGGCGTCACCGGGGCTTTTCCTGATCTGGCGGCGTTCATCAACGGTGTGGCCGGCTTGCACCGGATTGTTACGGTGCATGACCTGGCGCTAAGCCACGCAAATCCCTCGTTGTTGCACCTCAGCCTGGTGGCCAAGACTTATCGCCACAACCAGCAGGCGGGTGATGACTTGCGCGAGTCATCGCAGGCTTTGGTCGAATCCGGTCCGCCGCCGCCAATTGCCTGCGATTTTGCGTCCTTGCGTGATCCTTTCCAGTCGCCCTCTCGCCAGCGTGTGCGGCCCGTTGGGCGACCGGTAGCGGGCCCGGATCTCGCCCGGCCCCGAGGCGTGCTCGAAAGCCTCGCCGTGGAGCAGTTCGAGATGGTCGGCACCTTGTCCCTGGAGACGCAAACCTTCGCGCTGCTGCGTGGAGCCGCGTCTATCCATCGCCTGGCAATCGGCGATTACCTGGGCCCGGACCACGGGCGCATCACCGCGATTCATGACTCCCATGTCGAGCTGGCCGAGCTTTTCCCGGATGGCCAGGGCGCTTGGCTGGAACGCTCGCAAACCCTTGCCCTGAACGTAAACTCATAA
- a CDS encoding penicillin-binding protein 1A gives MRLLKFFGYSIVAIVCGLMLVLSGAYLYLSPGLPSVEALRSIQLQIPLRVYSSDEKLIAEFGEMRRTPIRFADIPPNFINALLSAEDDNFANHYGVDPSSLVRAATQLVKSGHIQSGGSTITMQVAKNFFLTSERSFSRKATEILLALQIERQLTKDEILELYVNKIYLGNRAYGIEAASQVYYGKSIRDASLAQMAMIAGLPKAPSRFNPLANPARSKERRDWILGRMYKLGKIDQAAYESAVAEPLNASYHVPTPEVNAPYIAEMARAEMVGRYGSEAYTEGFRVTTTIPSNLQEIANKSVHDGLVAYDQRHGYRGPESRLPGKTLSAWTVELGKQRPISGLEPAIVTQVKKDGVQVLTRTGEEHVSWDSMKWARPFLNTNSMGAMPKQPSDVAQVGDLIRVQRQKDDSLKFSQVPVAQGALVSLDPQNGAIRALVGGFAFEQSNYNRATQAKRQPGSSFKPFIYSAALDNGYTAASLVNDAPIVFVDEYLDKVWRPKNDTNTFLGPIRIREALYKSRNLVSIRLLQAMGVGKTIDYITRFGFNKSDLPPNLSLALGTATLTPMEIATGWSTFANGGYKITPYLIDKIESRSGETLFTANPPRVPGDVVNGVAATDGQAAPTNGGITIEPTPGEAPAAGAPAAPQAPAVAERVVDGRTTYILNSILEDVIKKGTGRRALALGRADIAGKTGTTNDSKDAWFSGYNADYVTTVWTGYDQPESLGRREFGGTVALPIWMSYMGAALKDMPLHTQPEPEGILSLRIDPVSGRAAAPSTPNAYFELFKSEDTPPSVNELGNGVAPGSPLPADEAAPIDLF, from the coding sequence ATTCGTCTGCTGAAGTTTTTCGGGTACTCCATTGTCGCGATCGTCTGCGGGCTGATGCTCGTGCTCAGCGGGGCCTATCTCTACCTTAGTCCGGGTTTGCCCTCCGTAGAGGCCCTGAGAAGTATCCAGTTGCAGATTCCTTTGCGGGTCTACAGCAGCGATGAAAAACTGATCGCGGAGTTCGGCGAAATGCGCCGCACCCCGATCCGTTTCGCCGACATTCCACCCAATTTCATCAACGCCCTGCTGTCGGCTGAAGACGATAACTTCGCCAATCACTATGGCGTCGACCCAAGCAGCCTGGTGCGGGCCGCCACGCAGTTGGTAAAAAGCGGACACATTCAGTCCGGTGGCAGCACCATCACCATGCAGGTGGCGAAGAACTTCTTCCTGACCAGCGAACGCAGCTTTTCCCGCAAGGCCACGGAAATCCTCCTGGCGTTGCAGATCGAACGTCAGCTGACCAAGGACGAGATCCTTGAGCTGTACGTCAACAAGATCTACCTCGGCAACCGTGCCTACGGCATCGAGGCGGCTTCCCAGGTTTACTACGGCAAGTCGATTCGTGACGCCAGCCTGGCGCAGATGGCGATGATTGCCGGCCTGCCAAAGGCGCCTTCACGCTTCAACCCGCTGGCCAACCCGGCGCGCAGTAAAGAGCGTCGCGACTGGATCCTGGGCCGCATGTACAAACTGGGCAAGATCGACCAGGCCGCGTACGAAAGTGCCGTGGCCGAGCCGTTGAACGCCAGCTACCACGTACCAACGCCGGAAGTGAATGCCCCGTATATTGCCGAAATGGCCCGTGCCGAGATGGTCGGCCGTTACGGCAGCGAGGCGTACACCGAAGGTTTCCGCGTGACCACGACGATTCCGAGCAACCTGCAGGAAATCGCCAACAAGTCGGTGCACGATGGCCTGGTCGCCTACGATCAGCGCCACGGCTACCGCGGCCCTGAATCGCGCCTGCCGGGCAAGACCCTGAGCGCCTGGACCGTCGAGCTGGGCAAACAGCGCCCGATCAGCGGCCTTGAGCCCGCCATCGTCACCCAGGTGAAGAAAGATGGCGTGCAGGTACTGACCCGCACTGGCGAAGAACATGTGTCGTGGGACAGCATGAAATGGGCTCGCCCGTTCCTGAACACCAACAGCATGGGCGCGATGCCCAAGCAGCCGTCGGACGTGGCGCAGGTCGGTGACCTGATCCGCGTGCAGCGCCAGAAAGACGACAGCCTCAAATTCAGCCAGGTGCCGGTGGCGCAGGGCGCCCTGGTATCACTTGACCCGCAGAACGGTGCAATCCGCGCCCTGGTCGGTGGTTTTGCCTTCGAGCAGAGCAACTACAACCGCGCCACCCAAGCCAAGCGCCAGCCGGGTTCCAGCTTCAAGCCGTTCATCTACAGCGCTGCACTGGATAACGGCTACACCGCCGCCAGCCTGGTCAACGATGCACCGATCGTGTTTGTCGACGAGTACCTGGACAAGGTCTGGCGCCCGAAGAACGACACCAACACCTTCCTTGGCCCGATCCGCATCCGCGAGGCGCTGTACAAGTCGCGTAACCTGGTGTCGATCCGCCTGCTGCAAGCGATGGGTGTAGGCAAGACCATCGACTACATCACCCGCTTCGGCTTCAACAAGTCGGACCTGCCGCCCAACCTGTCCCTGGCACTGGGTACGGCCACGCTGACGCCGATGGAAATCGCCACCGGCTGGAGCACCTTTGCCAACGGCGGCTACAAGATCACGCCGTACCTGATCGACAAGATCGAAAGCCGTAGCGGCGAAACCCTGTTCACCGCCAACCCGCCGCGGGTTCCGGGCGACGTGGTCAATGGCGTCGCAGCCACTGACGGTCAGGCGGCACCGACCAACGGCGGTATCACCATCGAACCGACGCCAGGCGAAGCCCCGGCCGCCGGTGCACCCGCCGCGCCACAAGCGCCGGCCGTGGCTGAGCGTGTCGTGGATGGCCGTACCACCTACATCCTCAACAGCATCCTGGAAGACGTGATCAAGAAGGGTACTGGCCGTCGCGCACTGGCCCTGGGCCGCGCTGACATCGCCGGTAAAACCGGTACCACCAACGACTCCAAGGATGCATGGTTCTCGGGCTACAACGCCGATTACGTGACCACCGTATGGACCGGTTACGACCAGCCGGAAAGTCTCGGGCGCCGCGAGTTCGGCGGTACCGTCGCACTGCCGATCTGGATGAGCTACATGGGCGCCGCGCTCAAGGATATGCCGCTGCATACCCAGCCAGAGCCGGAAGGTATTCTCAGCCTGCGGATCGACCCGGTCAGCGGTCGTGCGGCAGCGCCGAGCACGCCGAATGCGTACTTCGAGCTGTTCAAGAGCGAAGACACGCCACCGTCGGTCAACGAACTGGGCAACGGTGTTGCACCGGGCAGCCCGCTGCCGGCGGATGAGGCGGCGCCGATCGACTTGTTCTGA
- a CDS encoding malic enzyme-like NAD(P)-binding protein, producing the protein MSDLKTAALEYHAHPRPGKLSVELTKATATARDLSLAYSPGVAEPVREIARDPELAYKYTGKGNLVAVISDGTAILGLGNLGPLASKPVMEGKGVLFKRFAGIDVFDIEVDSESPQAFIDTVKRISITFGGINLEDIKAPECFEIEKALIEQCDIPVFHDDQHGTAIVTAAGMINALEIAGKTLGEAKIVCLGAGAAAISCMKLLVSMGAKLENIYMVDSKGVVQSERTDLNQYKAMFAHPSSKRTLADALDGADVFVGLSGPNLLSAEGLKSMAANPIVFACSNPDPEISPELAHATRSDVIMATGRSDYPNQVNNVLGFPFIFRGALDVRAKRINEEMKVAAANALRELAKLPVPQEVCDAYGGIKLEFGREYIIPKPMDKRLITLISDAVAKAAIETGVATLPYPKHYPLQSVDDVFNG; encoded by the coding sequence ATGTCTGATTTGAAAACTGCCGCTCTCGAATATCATGCCCATCCTCGTCCAGGAAAGCTGAGTGTAGAGCTCACCAAAGCCACTGCCACCGCCCGCGACCTGTCGCTGGCCTACAGCCCTGGCGTTGCCGAGCCCGTACGTGAAATCGCCCGCGATCCTGAACTGGCCTACAAGTACACCGGCAAAGGCAACCTGGTTGCAGTGATCTCTGATGGCACCGCGATCCTGGGCCTGGGTAACCTCGGCCCATTGGCTTCCAAGCCAGTCATGGAAGGTAAAGGCGTGCTGTTCAAGCGCTTCGCCGGCATTGACGTATTCGACATCGAAGTCGATTCCGAGAGCCCACAGGCTTTCATCGACACCGTAAAACGTATCTCCATTACGTTCGGTGGCATCAACCTGGAAGACATCAAGGCACCTGAGTGCTTCGAGATCGAAAAGGCCCTGATCGAACAGTGCGACATCCCGGTTTTCCACGATGACCAGCACGGCACCGCAATCGTTACTGCCGCCGGCATGATCAACGCCCTGGAAATCGCTGGCAAAACCCTCGGCGAAGCCAAGATCGTGTGCCTGGGCGCCGGCGCTGCGGCCATCTCCTGCATGAAGTTGCTGGTGAGCATGGGCGCCAAGCTGGAAAACATCTACATGGTGGACAGCAAGGGCGTCGTGCAGTCCGAGCGTACCGACCTGAACCAGTACAAGGCGATGTTCGCGCATCCGTCGTCCAAGCGTACCCTGGCTGACGCCCTCGACGGTGCAGACGTGTTCGTTGGCTTGTCCGGCCCGAACCTGCTGAGCGCCGAAGGCCTCAAGTCCATGGCGGCCAACCCGATCGTGTTCGCGTGCTCCAACCCGGACCCGGAGATCTCCCCGGAACTGGCCCACGCTACCCGTAGCGACGTGATCATGGCCACCGGCCGTTCGGACTACCCGAACCAGGTCAACAACGTACTGGGCTTCCCGTTCATCTTCCGTGGTGCCCTGGACGTTCGCGCCAAGCGCATCAACGAAGAAATGAAAGTGGCTGCCGCCAATGCCCTGCGTGAACTGGCCAAGCTGCCGGTGCCTCAGGAAGTGTGCGACGCCTACGGCGGCATCAAGCTGGAATTCGGTCGTGAGTACATCATCCCGAAACCAATGGATAAGCGCCTGATCACCCTGATCTCCGATGCCGTGGCCAAAGCCGCGATCGAGACCGGTGTGGCCACCCTGCCGTATCCGAAGCACTACCCGCTGCAAAGCGTGGATGATGTGTTCAACGGCTAA
- a CDS encoding type IV pilus secretin PilQ, translating to MVLAVPNRIDLIHLPPPGNVPLSTARVAFTGDKLSLNFQNIELRAVLQQIADVAGLNLVASDEVQGSITLRLKDVPWDQALDLVLQTKGLDKRVTANVLLVAPAEELAARELLVLESRKQMTELAPLRRELLQVNYAKAADLAKLFQSAVGLEGETDERGSVAVDDRTNNIIAYQTQERLEELRRIVAQLDIPVRQVMIEARIVEANVDYDKSLGVRWGGQANRGNWGAGGIRTPLADGAEPPESPPSSPFVDLGTVNGSAGLGVAFITDNLLLDLELTAMEKTGNGEIVSQPKVVTSDKETARILKGTEIPYQESSSTGATSVSFKEASLSLEVTPQITPDGWVIMEVKVTKDEPDYLNKLNDVPPIKKNEVNAKVLVKDGETIVIGGVFSNTQSKVVDKVPFLGDVPYLGRLFRRDVVSEKKSELLVFLTPRIMNNQAIAVSR from the coding sequence ATGGTCCTGGCTGTGCCCAATCGAATCGACCTGATTCACCTGCCGCCACCTGGCAACGTGCCCCTGAGCACCGCACGGGTTGCATTTACTGGCGACAAGCTGTCCCTCAATTTCCAGAACATCGAACTGCGTGCGGTGCTGCAGCAGATTGCCGATGTTGCCGGCCTCAATCTGGTGGCCAGCGATGAGGTGCAGGGTTCGATCACCTTGCGGCTCAAAGACGTACCGTGGGACCAGGCTCTGGACCTGGTGCTGCAAACCAAGGGGTTGGATAAGCGTGTGACGGCCAACGTGCTGCTGGTCGCGCCGGCCGAGGAGTTGGCCGCTCGGGAATTGCTGGTGCTGGAGTCGCGCAAGCAAATGACTGAGCTGGCACCGCTGCGCCGCGAGTTGCTGCAGGTCAACTACGCCAAGGCGGCGGACCTGGCCAAGCTGTTCCAGTCGGCCGTGGGCCTGGAAGGTGAAACCGATGAGCGGGGCTCGGTGGCGGTGGATGACCGCACCAACAACATCATCGCCTACCAGACCCAGGAGCGCCTGGAGGAGCTGCGCCGGATAGTGGCGCAGCTGGATATACCGGTGCGGCAGGTGATGATCGAGGCGCGGATTGTCGAGGCCAACGTGGATTACGACAAAAGTCTCGGCGTGCGCTGGGGCGGGCAGGCCAACCGGGGGAACTGGGGCGCCGGCGGGATCAGGACGCCGCTGGCGGACGGGGCCGAGCCGCCCGAAAGTCCGCCCAGCTCACCGTTTGTCGATCTGGGTACGGTCAACGGCAGCGCCGGCCTGGGTGTCGCCTTCATCACCGACAACCTGCTGCTGGACCTGGAACTGACGGCCATGGAAAAAACCGGCAACGGGGAAATTGTCTCGCAGCCCAAGGTCGTCACCTCCGACAAGGAAACCGCGCGAATCCTCAAGGGCACCGAGATTCCTTATCAGGAGTCCAGTTCTACCGGGGCCACCTCGGTATCGTTCAAGGAGGCCTCCTTGTCATTGGAAGTGACCCCGCAAATCACCCCGGATGGCTGGGTGATCATGGAGGTCAAGGTCACCAAGGATGAGCCCGACTACCTGAACAAACTCAACGACGTGCCGCCGATCAAGAAAAACGAGGTCAACGCCAAGGTGCTGGTCAAGGATGGGGAGACCATCGTGATTGGCGGGGTTTTCTCCAATACTCAAAGCAAAGTGGTAGATAAAGTGCCATTTTTGGGCGATGTGCCGTATCTTGGCCGCCTTTTCCGGCGGGATGTGGTTTCGGAGAAAAAATCCGAGCTGCTGGTATTCCTGACTCCGCGTATTATGAATAACCAGGCGATTGCTGTGAGTCGTTGA